A portion of the Euwallacea similis isolate ESF13 chromosome 8, ESF131.1, whole genome shotgun sequence genome contains these proteins:
- the LOC136410334 gene encoding leucine-rich repeat-containing protein 15-like has protein sequence MSVKTLSVETMACSSRLIIFWVIIGCAWGCELTFDNTTVTLVGAKDVKTVSGCFSLTEDFIRVSYIQIINENVPILRRDAIYGLPNVIDIIIDNSNITDLESGCFWDLPKLYLIKLRHNNFSTVREGVFNKLNIKELCLTNNSIETIHPRAFNDMPNLTMLQLDQNRIGYWTGEWFAGSPKINVLNFEYNLISNFPTSALQHVNGVHYDSQVNLNISTHVHLNNNRIRYLSDGAFNGIEAFGWLFLHRNEIEEISESSLGSLRSVEWVRLEHNQLRCIPRKLVDISPKVLFYMSNNPFTDECKNWSEALKKNLSGENELI, from the coding sequence ATGAGTGTCAAAACTCTTAGTGTAGAGACGATGGCCTGTTCGTCGAGATTGATTATTTTCTGGGTGATAATCGGGTGCGCGTGGGGTTGCGAATTAACATTCGACAATACCACCGTCACCTTAGTGGGTGCAAAGGACGTAAAAACCGTAAGTGGTTGTTTCTCGCTAACTGAGGACTTTATCAGGGTATCTTACATTCAAATAATCAACGAAAATGTTCCGATATTGAGGAGAGATGCGATATATGGTCTTCCCAATGTCATAGACATTATCATCGATAACAGCAACATTACCGACTTGGAGAGCGGGTGTTTTTGGGATCTTCCTaagttatatttaataaagctgCGACACAATAACTTTAGTACCGTTAGGGAAGGGGTTTTTAACAAGTTGAACATTAAGGAATTGTGCTTGACAAACAACAGCATAGAAACTATACATCCAAGGGCGTTCAACGATATGCCCAATTTGACCATGTTACAGCTCGATCAAAACAGAATCGGCTATTGGACTGGGGAATGGTTCGCTGGCAGTCCGAAAATCAACGTGCTCAATTTTGAATACAATTTGATTTCCAACTTCCCAACATCAGCTCTGCAACACGTCAATGGGGTGCATTACGATTCGCAGGTGAACTTGAACATATCTACGCACGTTCATTTAAACAACAACAGAATCAGATACCTTAGCGACGGAGCTTTCAATGGAATCGAGGCTTTTGGATGGTTGTTTTTGCATCGCAACGAAATTGAGGAAATTAGTGAATCCAGCCTGGGATCGTTGAGATCTGTGGAGTGGGTGCGCCTGGAGCATAATCAGTTGAGATGTATCCCACGGAAGCTTGTGGATATATCGCCAAAAGTATTGTTCTACATGTCAAACAATCCCTTTACGGACGAGTGCAAGAATTGGTCCGAGGCTTTGAAAAAGAACTTGAGTGGGGAAAACGAACTAATTTAG
- the LOC136410541 gene encoding asparagine-rich protein-like produces MINNKMKRHNRSAFYADSRTVLDATARSSTIKINEENNMHKKVKHCEQCNLEERNSNWARHLKTKHTDNYNNTVKYTKCNTDITKSNWARHSKSKQYLKGKAPKVKHCDNCNYDYSISNFTRHLKSLRHNRSSTLNQNTLKEPKYRKLHRFFNFSNTLFKENSPANKIIEKEKEVYTIIENKYKYNKKILTWFMDYKIKLDKIKDFRRRNANVPFDFDDENNCYQKKLNAGMLLDFIKNILSSNQSVDINITSFHIQVVNIPKSQELKKINGYSKIINLMEDKRIKRSITQIKNNNLCCPRAIITALTYTIHTQ; encoded by the exons atgataaataacAAGATGAAGCGTCATAACCGCAGTGCGTTTTACGCAGATTCGCGAACCGTTCTTGATGCCACTGCAAGAAGCTCcactattaaaataaatgaagaaaataatatgcataaaaaagttaagcaTTGTGAACAATGTAATCttgaagaaagaaattcaaactGGGCTCGCCatttaaaaacgaaacatACCGATAACTATAATAATACTGTGAAATACACTAAGTGTAATACTGACATTACCAAATCGAATTGGGCACGACATAGTAAATCTAAACAATACCTGAAAGGAAAAGCTCCAAAAGTTAAACATTGTGATAACTGTAATTATGATTAcagcatttcaaattttacacgTCATCTCAAATCTCTAAGGCATAACCGTTCTTCaactttaaatcaaaatacgCTTAAAGAACcaaaatatagaaaactacatcgctttttcaattttagtaaCACTTTATTTAAAGAGAACTCTCCCGCAAACAAAATAATCGAAAAAGAA AAAGAAGTGTAcacaataatagaaaataaatacaaatataataagaaaattttaacttggTTCATGGATTACAAAATAAAGcttgataaaataaaagactTTAGAAGAAGAAATGCAAATGTGCCGTTCGATTTTGATGacgaaaataatt GCTACCAGAAGAAACTTAATGCTGGAATGTTATTGGACtttataaaaaacattttatcatCAAATCAAAGTGTGGATATAAACATAACTAGTTTTCATATTCAAGTTGTTAATATTCCTAAAAGCCAGgaactaaagaaaataaacggatattcaaaaattataaatttaatggaagataaaagaataaaaagaagtattacacaaattaaaaacaacaatttatgTTGCCCAAGGGCTATAATAACAGCTCTTACTTACACAATACATACACAATGA
- the DCTN5-p25 gene encoding dynactin subunit 5 gives MELKDINYNKSEYVETASGNKVCRQTVLCGSQNIILQGKVIIQAEAIIRGDLANVRCGRYCIISNEAVLRPPYKKFSKGVAFFPLSIGDHVFIGERTLINAAQIGSYVHIGKNCVIGRRCILRDCCVIEDNTVLAPETVVPPFTRYEGSPGFQVGELSECQAELMVDYTRSYYQHFVPSRT, from the exons ATGGAGCTTAAAGATATAAATTACAACAAGAGCGAATATGTTGAGACG GCCTCCGGTAACAAAGTTTGTCGACAAACTGTGTTATGTGGTTCACAGAACATCATTTTACAAGGAAAAGTGATAATTCAGGCTGAAGCCATTATTCGAGGAGATTTAGCGAACGTTAGATGTGGTCGATATTGTATTATTAGTAATGAGGCAGTGTTACGGCCTCCATATAAAAAGTTCAGCAAAGG tgtCGCCTTTTTTCCACTTTCAATTGGTGATCATGTGTTTATTGGAGAAAGGACTTTAATAAATGCGGCACAGATTGGAAGTTACGTGCATATAGggaaaaattgtgtaatt GGAAGGAGATGCATTTTGCGAGATTGCTGTGTGATTGAGGATAACACAGTTTTGGCACCAGAAACAGTAGTTCCACCATTCACAAGGTACGAAGGATCTCCTGGATTTCAAGTGGGTGAGTTGTCAGAATGTCAGGCAGAACTGATGGTGGATTATACACGAAGCTATTATCAACACTTTGTGCCTTCAAGAACCTAA
- the LOC136410542 gene encoding uncharacterized protein: MEGHELAYSKKCKRVVFVNNLVFVMEKLTKTHTFKTNKEFCTWLISKKHAGYTAIAHNTKAYDSQLILQFCVENSLKPYTIYNETKIMMLEVGPKIKIINSHNFVVSALSDFPKTFALTEWKKGYFPHFFNVKKNQNYIGSIPDAKCYGPNTMKKETRKKFLEWHTDRVKENYVFDFQKELVEYCNSDVDILRRGCLELRKQFLEIANIDLFQYITIAAACMAIYRSNYLQENMLGPLLSVDLALSRSRYTRHSDALSLYHRLDLHVFSGEVWNHALNGGEVIICGAKVDGFNETTNTVYHYHGCFWHGCTKCYQEDTVNTVNKETMGDFYKKTKERNKQITDASYKLVQMWECKWIKSKDYKNTLNETLHMVELLNPRDAFYGGRTNACKLKIKAKMLRYIDVCSLYPSVQYFDYYPVAHSIKIFKPKSFEKCWYGFIKCQILPPRKLYHPVLSIKEEKLIFTLCSQFFKEKCEKCCHSEDERSLIGTWTTDEVNKPIEKDFIKIKLETSSWKDNYKFVEDYISAAKKHLDLDLVKENIIPNPGKRAVEKICLNSLWGKLGQRQNASKRKYIIDAKLIYKYKNMFVENSLTTNVAAFTTSNVRLRLYDMLDQLGEAVVYYDIDSIIYIDDGTNTVKTGCMLGSKSYAYDTKLKKGVMKIKGFTLNYENSQKLNHKTMEQILDKEIDKIKRNYNMITKDVKNKRLVNKNITKEFTFDYDKRMILNEEDGIIDTLPWGYC, translated from the exons ATGGAAGgacacgaattagcttatag caaaaaatgcaaaagggTGGTATTTGTAAACAACCTTGTATTTGTAATGGAGAAGCTGACAAAAAC GCacacttttaaaacaaataaagaattttgtacTTGGCTCATTTCTAAAAAGCATGCAGGTTATACAGCTATTGCACACAACACTAAAGCTTATGATTCACAACTCATATTACAATTTTGCGTTGAGAATTCTTTAAAGCCTTATACAATTTATaatgaaactaaaataatGATGCTCGAAGTaggtccaaaaattaaaattattaacagtcataattttgttgtttctgCCCTTTCTGATTTTCCGAAAACTTTTGCTCTTACCGAATGGAAAAAAGGATACTTTCCTCATTTCttcaatgttaaaaaaaatcaaaactacaTCGGTTCAATTCCTGATGCTAAATGTTATGGTCCTAAtacaatgaaaaaagaaactaGGAAAAAATTTCTAGAATGGCATACTGATCGggtgaaagaaaattatgtgtttGACTTTCAAAAAGAGTTAGTAGAGTATTGTAATTCTGATGTAGATATTTTACGGAGAGGTTGTTTAGAATtgcgaaaacaatttttagaaatagcAAACATCGATCTATTTCAGTATATCACGATAGCAGCAGCATGTATGGCAATCTATAGGTCTAACTATCTACAAGAAAATATGTTGGGACCGTTACTGAGCGTGGATCTCGCGCTCTCTCGTTCACGGTACACTCGCCACTCGGACGCTCTCTCTCTCTACCACCGTCTAGACCTTCATGTGTTCTCCGGCGAAGTCTGGAAC caCGCATTAAATGGAGGTGAAGTTATTATTTGTGGAGCAAAAGTCGATGGGTTTAATGAGACCACAAATACTGTTTATCACTATCATGGATGCTTTTGGCACGGCTGTACAAAATGTTATCAAGAAGATACTGTCAATACAGTAAATAAAGAAACCATGggtgatttttataaaaaaacgaaagaaaGAAACAAGCAAATCACAGATGCGAGTTATAAACTTGTACAAATGTGGGAATGTAAATGGATAAAGTCAAAAGActataaaaatactttaaatgaaacacttcACATGGTAGAACTTTTAAATCCACGCGATGCATTTTATGGCGGAAGAACTAATgcttgtaaattaaaaattaaagcaaaaatgttaAGGTACATAGATGTTTGCAGTCTGTATCCTTCCGTTCAATACTTTGATTATTATCCTGTAGCTcattctataaaaatattcaaaccaAAATCATTCGAAAAATGTTGGTACGGCTTTATTAAATGCCAAATTTTGCCCCCAAGAAAACTATATCATCCGGTGCTGTCtataaaagaggaaaaattgatatttactTTGTGTTCGCAATTTTTCAAGGAgaagtgtgaaaaatgttgcCATAGTGAAGATGAACGTTCTCTTATTGGCACATGGACAACAGATGAAGTAAACAAACCAATAGAAAAGG atttcataaaaattaaactggaAACGAGCTCTTGGAaagataattataaattcGTAGAAGATTATATATCAGCTGCAAAGAAGCATTTAGATTTAGATTtagttaaagaaaatattattccaAATCCAGGAAAAAGAGctgttgaaaaaatttgtttaaattctctTTGGGGAAAATTGGGACAAAGGCAAAATGCatctaaaagaaaatatattattgacGCTAAAC TAATTTAcaagtataaaaatatgtttgttgaAAACAGCTTAACAACTAATGTAGCAGCATTTACAACATCTAATGTCAGACTTAGGTTGTATGATATGTTAGATCAATTGGGTGAAGCAGTGGTATATTATGATATAGATAGTATAATTTATATTGATGATGGCACTAACACTGTTAAAACAGGTTGTATGCTTG GATCAAAAAGTTATGCCTATgatacaaaattgaaaaagggagtgatgaaaattaaaggatttactttaaattatgaaaattctcaaaaattaaatcataaaaccatggaacaaattttggataaagaaattgacaaaataaaacgaaactATAACATGATAACTAaagatgttaaaaataaaagactggttaataaaaatataacgaaaGAATTTACATTTGATTATGATAAAAGAATGATATTGAACGAAGAAGACGGAATAATAGATACTTTACCTTGGGGCTATTGTtga
- the LOC136410338 gene encoding toll-interacting protein-like: MASAVSDKIKDRRNRVLLGPLPEDFLRINISPQEQQEAADRQAAIALQQQYTVGINQIPNPAGKLSITIIQAKLTKNYGMTRMDPYCRIRVGHLTYETPSDPNGGKNPRWNKVIYCLIPQGIQSLTIEIFDERSFTMDELVAWTQVVIPPKVLAGDTQEDWYPLSGKQGEGMEGMINLVITYNAGGQYFYQPYNPVVVPRVDAGGVKSLRVHTAPPEAGDPVLQTAPVLNENDLKQIEEMFPNMEKDVIKTVFEANRGNKDTTINSLLQMSD, encoded by the exons ATGGCTTCAGCTGTTTCAGACAAAATTAAAGATCGCAGAAACAGG GTGCTCCTGGGACCTCTACCTGAGGACTTTTTACGCATCAATATTTCCCCTCAGGAACAGCAAGAAGCTGCGGACCGTCAAGCAGCAATTGCATTGCAACAACAGTATACTGTAG GGATTAATCAGATTCCAAATCCAGCAGGAAAGCTTAGTATAACAATTATACAagcaaaattaacaaaaaattatggtaTGACTCGCATGGACCCATATTGTAGAATTAGAGTAGGACACTTAACTTATGAAACTCCAAGTGATCCTAATGGGGGAAAGAATCCTAGATGGAATAAAGTTATCTATTG TCTTATTCCCCAAGGAATACAATCATTGaccattgaaatatttgatgaaCGGTCATTCACAATGGACGAGCTTGTTGCTTGGACTCAAGTGGTTATTCCACCGAAAGTGCTTGCAGGAGACACTCAGGAGGATTGGTATCCTCTCAGTGGGAAACAAGGAGAAGGCATGGAAGGGATGATAAATCTGGTTATTACTTACAAt gcGGGAGGTCAATACTTTTATCAACCTTATAATCCAGTAGTAGTCCCAAGAGTTGATGCTGGGGGAGTAAAATCTCTGAGAGTTCATACTGCTCCCCCTGAAGCAGGGGACCCTGTACTTCAAACAGCACCTGTCTTAAATGAGAATGATTTAAAGCAG attgaaGAAATGTTTCCAAATATGGAAAAAGACGTAATAAAGACAGTTTTTGAGGCAAACAGAGGGAACAAAGACACAACCATAAATTCTCTTTTGCAAATGTCtgattaa